The Fundidesulfovibrio magnetotacticus genome contains the following window.
CCTTCGGCGAGATGGGCCTGCTCTTCACTGTGCCGGGCATGGCCCTGGGCCTGGCCCTGCTGGCCCTGCCCATGCTCGTGAGCCTCACGGCCTCGGCCGTGGAGCAGATGGACGCTCGCCTGCGCCTGACCCTGCGTACCCTGGGCGCGGACAACCGCCAGCTGCTCCTGGGCATCCTCTGGGAGGCCCGCCACGGCGTGATGGCCGGAGTGGTGGCCGCCTTCGGGCGCGTGGTCTCCGAGGTGGGCATCGCCATGATGGTGGGCGGCAACATCAAATGGCATACGCGCACCATCACCACGGCCATCGCCCTGGAGACGGGCAAGGGCGAGTTCGCCCAGGGCATCGCTCTGGGCATGGTGCTCCTGGCCATCTCCATGGCGGTCAACGGGCTGCTGGCGCTGCTCAAGCGGCGGGGCGGGGCGCGGTGAGCCTGGTCTACAAGGTTTCGGGCCTGCGCCACGCTTTCTCTGGGCGGCCCGCCCTGCGCTGCGACGCCTTGAGCGTGGAGGCAGGGAGCATCGTGGGCATCCGGGGGCCGAACGGGGCGGGCAAGAGCACGCTGCTCTCCATCCTGGCCTTCCTCCTGACCCCCGACGAGGGTCAGGTGCTCTTTCTGGGACGCCCCGGGCGCGTGGGCGACGTGGCCCTGCGCCGCGCCGCCGTGCTCATGCCCCAGGACCCGGCCCTCCTGCGCCGCCGCGTGGAGGACAACGTGGTCTACGGGCTCAAGGCCCGGGGCGTGCCCGAGGGAGACGCGGCCTCCCAGGCCCTGGACCTGGTGGGGCTCGACCCCGCGCGCTACCTGCGCCGCTGGTGGTGGGAGCTCTCCGGGGGCGAGGCGCGCCGGGTGGCTCTGGCCTCGCGCCTGTCGCTGTCGCCCAGCGTGCTTCTGCTGGACGAGCCCACCGCCAGCCTGGACCCCGAAAGCTCCGGCCTGGTGGCCCAGGCTCTG
Protein-coding sequences here:
- a CDS encoding ABC transporter ATP-binding protein, whose product is MSLVYKVSGLRHAFSGRPALRCDALSVEAGSIVGIRGPNGAGKSTLLSILAFLLTPDEGQVLFLGRPGRVGDVALRRAAVLMPQDPALLRRRVEDNVVYGLKARGVPEGDAASQALDLVGLDPARYLRRWWWELSGGEARRVALASRLSLSPSVLLLDEPTASLDPESSGLVAQALGAARERRGLTAVIVSHDGEWLDACCDQVYRLSPPEGLQPAITENRPCAL
- a CDS encoding ABC transporter permease: MSYLLDGIARAGELLASGDPETFSAVAATLEATALAMAAALALGLPAGFCLGYFRFPGKRALRTLSDAFMAFPTVVIGLLVYALLSRRGPFGEMGLLFTVPGMALGLALLALPMLVSLTASAVEQMDARLRLTLRTLGADNRQLLLGILWEARHGVMAGVVAAFGRVVSEVGIAMMVGGNIKWHTRTITTAIALETGKGEFAQGIALGMVLLAISMAVNGLLALLKRRGGAR